Proteins encoded by one window of Acinonyx jubatus isolate Ajub_Pintada_27869175 chromosome X, VMU_Ajub_asm_v1.0, whole genome shotgun sequence:
- the LOC128310970 gene encoding basic proline-rich protein-like — translation MPFIGKGEDTCSHAVLSLSHHRQARHIPEGAHVPGAGLQRPTLSSATPSSRPARKPDPAEVQDRVASAPKEGPAGFRAGLDPSRPEELGHNRALAGKLGRGYSQLPEKRHVHLVLSKLRPAPAPRADQTGPAAFQREGPAPAEAPRGETPFQAGAGLALSPRSPTPQGCRARHRSAPSSQLSGTFPRNPSYGPPSSRAVISSPQLRKDLGLCPLGLGVAEGLLRNRDRVPGARSGCLHWHTQPFSLPGRPRPRGRVLPVHPKCLPPSPRFGLWRRSGVCEPGRRRSPGSDIGGHPPPGPPPPRGGDGSRPWPRVGGSVGSHRGRSPAPCPSPSAAKPQAVCVAAAVTHLLLPCRDLDGLGL, via the coding sequence ATGCCATTCATAGGGAAAGGCGAGGACACCTGCTCTCACGCAGTACTGTCCCTGAGCCACCATCGGCAGGCCAGGCACATCCCCGAAGGTGCCCACGTGCCCGGGGCAGGGTTACAGAGACCCACCCTCTCCTCGGCCACCCCGTCCTCCCGCCCCGCGCGCAAGCCCGACCCCGCAGAGGTGCAGGACCGGGTGGCGTCAGCCCCTAAGGAGGGACCGGCGGGCTTCCGGGCGGGGCTGGACCCCAGTCGCCCCGAGGAGCTGGGGCACAACCGAGCACTGGCAGGGAAACTCGGAAGGGGCTACTCACAGCTCCCGGAGAAGCGGCATGTGCATCTGGTGCTCTCCAAGTTGCGTCCGGCGCCTGCCCCGCGGGCGGACCAGACCGGGCCCGCGGCCTTCCAGCGGGAGGGTCCGGCGCCGGCGGAGGCACCGCGAGGCGAGACCCCCTTCCAGGCCGGCGctgggctcgctctctctccccggtccCCCACTCCCCAGGGGTGCAGGGCCCGGCATCGCTCGGCCCCCAGCTCGCAGCTGTCGGGCACCTTTCCGCGAAATCCTTCCTATGGCCCGCCGTCCTCGCGTGCGGTCATTTCAAGTCCGCAGCTGAGAAAGGACCTGGGTCTTTGTCCCCTCGGACTTGGGGTGGCGGAGGGGCTCCTGCGGAACCGAGACCGTGTACCTGGTGCCCGATCGGGTTGTTTACACTGGCACACACAGCCCTTCTCGTTGCCAGGACGACCCCGGCCCCGGGGACGAGTTTTGCCGGTGCACCCAAAATGTCTCCCCCCGTCCCCCAGGTTTGGGTTGTGGCGCCGCAGCGGGGTCTGTGAGCCGGGGCGTCGCAGATCTCCCGGATCTGATATCGGGGGCCACCCCCCcccgggacccccccccccccgcggtgGCGATGGTTCCAGGCCGTGGCCTCGGGTTGGCGGAAGCGTAGGCTCCCATCGAGGCCggtcccccgccccctgcccctcccccagcgctGCGAAGCCGCAGGCTGTCTGCGTAGCCGCCGCCGTGACTCACCTTCTTCTTCCCTGCCGGGACCTGGACGGCCTGGGTCTGTAG
- the LOC113597605 gene encoding rhox homeobox family member 2B-like, whose amino-acid sequence MDPFNQFKREVTGFPSLGVDEDREELRETKQVGMSPTRDQAAEEAGSEFAPQQRAAGIQIKKEGDSHGDDNHGDGDGEEGAGDVGAGYPWPAGRETRDEKPEEPKPEEPRPEGQLPPAVAPGPARGGRWTVGRLIKFTPQQMRQLESLFQSTHCPSPTTRQELSRFMNVPVARVQVWFKNRRAKLRRQRRALRLRNMPPMATVPPPIINMGQPYRSIFIQQLNFVWIFQEPMMPGPPRPPRPPFPPMFLLPQPWSCLGFPPYVCPPPFLPYGYFPPFPPYGRPPLFLPFGCPLPFPRYGCPPMAHPGAVPPIALL is encoded by the exons ATGGATCCTTTCAACCAATTCAAGCGCGAAGTCACGGGCTTCCCCAGCCTGGGAGTCGACGAGGACCGGGAAGAGCTGCGTG AAACCAAGCAAGTGGGGATGTCGCCTACCAGAGACCAAGCGGCTGAGGAAGCAGGGTCAGAGTTCGCACCTCAGCAGCGGGCGGCAGGCATACAAatcaagaaggaaggagatagCCATGGGGACGACAACCATGGTGACGGTGACGGCGAGGAGGGGGCTGGCGATGTGGGCGCTGGATATCCGTGGCCCGCGGGTCGCGAAACCCGCGATGAGAAGCCGGAGGAGCCGAAGCCGGAGGAGCCAAGGCCAGAGGGACAGTTGCCCCCGGCCGTGGCTCCGGGTCCCGCTCGGGGAGGGAGGTGGACGGTGGGTCGCCTCATCAAGTTCACCCCCCAGCAGATGCGCCAGCTGGAGAGCTTGTTCCAGAGCACCCACTGTCCCAGCCCCACCACGCG CCAGGAACTTTCGAGATTCATGAATGTGCCTGTAGCCAGAGTGCAG GTTTGGTTTAAGAATAGGAGGGCCAAGTTGAGAAGACAGCGGAgggcactgaggctcagaaacatGCCCCCCATGGCCACGGTCCCTCCTCCCATCATTAACATGGGTCAACCCTACCGTAGCATCTTCATTCAGCAGCTGAATTTTGTGTGGATTTTTCAGGAGCCAATGATGCCTGGGCCACCTCGCCCGCCCAGGCCACCCTTTCCTCCTATGTTCCTGCTTCCTCAACCTTGGTCCTGTCTAGGTTTCCCTCCCTATGTCTgccctccacccttccttccctaTGGCTACTTTCCACCTTTCCCTCCCTATGGCCGCCCtccacttttccttcccttcgGCTGCCCTCTACCTTTCCCTCGCTATGGCTGTCCTCCTATGGCCCATCCTGGTGCGGTACCACCCATAGctcttctttaa